One stretch of Leadbetterella byssophila DSM 17132 DNA includes these proteins:
- a CDS encoding efflux RND transporter periplasmic adaptor subunit, translating to MYQKMLSFTGIAISVCLLASCNATEKEHHEDPTFPVTTPLVADTVVHKTYVGQIRSINHIELRAQEKGYLQSIYVDEGQRVRKGQVLFKIMPNLYEAEVQKAQAEVEFADIEYQNTKALTDNKVVAPNELAMAKAKYNKAKADLDLMKTHLDLTLIKAPFDGILNKFQVRLGSFIEEGELMTELSDNSKMWVYFNVPESEYLSYMKKEMKGNLNKLGLKMANGEMFDYQGAVETIEADFDFETGNIPFRATFPNPEGLLRHGQTGSIVISTPIKGALLIPQKATFEILSKKYVFVIEKDGTVKSREIEVEAELPHIYAVKSGLAATDQILLEGIRLVKENQRVKVKSLSSRQVMNDLNLYAE from the coding sequence ATGTATCAAAAGATGCTCTCTTTTACGGGTATTGCTATATCCGTATGCCTGCTTGCTTCTTGTAATGCAACAGAAAAAGAACACCATGAAGACCCCACATTCCCTGTCACTACTCCATTAGTGGCGGATACAGTGGTACACAAAACCTATGTAGGACAGATTCGTTCTATCAATCACATTGAATTAAGAGCCCAGGAAAAAGGCTATTTGCAGAGTATATACGTAGATGAAGGCCAAAGAGTTAGAAAAGGCCAGGTGCTATTTAAGATTATGCCGAATCTGTACGAGGCTGAAGTACAGAAGGCACAAGCTGAGGTGGAATTTGCGGATATAGAATATCAGAATACCAAAGCTCTTACAGATAACAAGGTTGTTGCTCCTAATGAGCTAGCCATGGCTAAAGCCAAATATAACAAGGCAAAAGCGGATTTGGATCTGATGAAAACGCATTTGGATCTTACTCTAATCAAAGCCCCATTTGATGGAATATTAAACAAGTTTCAGGTCAGATTGGGGAGTTTTATAGAAGAAGGTGAATTGATGACAGAACTTTCTGATAATAGCAAGATGTGGGTTTATTTCAATGTTCCGGAATCAGAATATTTGTCCTACATGAAAAAGGAGATGAAAGGGAATCTTAATAAACTAGGTTTAAAGATGGCTAACGGCGAGATGTTTGATTACCAAGGGGCTGTAGAAACCATTGAAGCCGACTTTGATTTCGAAACAGGTAATATTCCCTTCAGGGCTACTTTCCCTAACCCAGAAGGATTATTGAGGCATGGTCAAACGGGCAGTATCGTCATCTCCACTCCTATCAAAGGAGCTTTATTGATTCCTCAGAAAGCAACCTTCGAAATACTAAGCAAAAAATACGTCTTCGTAATAGAAAAAGACGGCACTGTGAAAAGCAGAGAGATTGAAGTAGAGGCTGAATTACCTCATATCTACGCGGTGAAATCTGGTTTGGCTGCTACTGATCAAATTCTCCTTGAAGGGATCAGATTGGTAAAAGAAAATCAAAGAGTAAAAGTAAAAAGCCTGTCATCAAGGCAGGTAATGAATGACTTAAATCTATATGCGGAATGA
- a CDS encoding thioredoxin domain-containing protein — MNRLKDESSPYLLQHKDNPVHWWPWSQEALDSAHKEDKIILLSIGYSACHWCHVMEKECFEDHEVAELMNKHFVNIKVDREERPDLDHLYMDALHMMGLQGGWPLNVFLLPTGEPIYGGTYFPKKKWMGVLRSLLQVFTERRDEVEASGEGFRNSLQNNELIKFAKTSSEIYYTKEEASQMAENLSAHFDVSEGGMDRAPKFPMPSLWQMVAHLAQFTENDALREHYDFTLGRMTLGGIFDHVGGGWCRYSTDAYWMVPHFEKMLYDNAQLLALHQQYPTPISDWACRKTVQWLDREMKVASGGYYAALDADSEGEEGRYYVWTEEELKLASIPTEVLNEYGISERGNWEDGKNILHLEHWPKNWEEIKESHEKLLEIRENRVRPGLDNKLITSWNALLVNGLMGVEPDKAKDLMDYLLASHTFLCKNEDGEEALGCFHLGKNDKILGFLDDYASLILASIEVYSHTFDETYLEKARKMINYVLANFYDPEDGFFFYTDSQAERLIAKKKEIYDNVIPSSNSMMAKALYFGGRYLAEREYVKIAEDMVAKIQPMTLKDAQWLSNWVDLILYMSEPQIEWVITGPEAMWWAEVLKIKRKTSSTLILAGEKESQLPLFHDKFLAKTALFVCENQACQLPIFDLNEL, encoded by the coding sequence ATGAATAGATTAAAAGACGAAAGCAGTCCCTACCTCTTACAGCATAAGGATAATCCGGTACATTGGTGGCCATGGTCCCAGGAGGCCTTAGACTCCGCCCATAAAGAGGATAAAATAATCTTGCTCAGCATAGGCTATTCCGCATGTCACTGGTGTCATGTTATGGAAAAGGAATGTTTTGAGGATCATGAGGTGGCAGAACTTATGAATAAACACTTCGTGAATATAAAGGTGGATAGAGAGGAAAGACCTGATCTGGATCATTTGTATATGGATGCTCTTCATATGATGGGTTTACAAGGTGGCTGGCCTCTGAATGTCTTTCTTCTGCCTACAGGAGAGCCCATTTATGGAGGTACTTATTTCCCGAAAAAAAAGTGGATGGGTGTGTTGAGAAGTTTGCTGCAAGTATTTACTGAAAGAAGAGATGAGGTAGAGGCTTCCGGAGAAGGTTTTAGGAATAGTCTTCAAAATAACGAACTTATAAAATTCGCTAAAACATCATCAGAAATATATTATACGAAAGAAGAGGCCAGTCAAATGGCTGAAAACCTTTCTGCTCATTTTGATGTGTCTGAGGGTGGAATGGATAGGGCTCCGAAGTTTCCTATGCCTTCATTATGGCAGATGGTGGCGCATTTGGCGCAGTTCACGGAGAATGATGCTCTCAGAGAACACTACGACTTTACGCTGGGCAGAATGACATTAGGGGGGATTTTTGATCATGTAGGCGGGGGCTGGTGCAGGTATTCTACTGACGCATATTGGATGGTGCCGCATTTCGAAAAGATGCTATACGATAATGCCCAATTATTGGCACTTCATCAGCAATATCCTACTCCTATAAGTGATTGGGCTTGTAGAAAGACGGTTCAGTGGTTAGATCGTGAAATGAAGGTAGCCTCAGGAGGTTATTATGCTGCTTTAGATGCTGATTCAGAGGGGGAAGAAGGGAGATACTATGTCTGGACTGAAGAAGAATTGAAGTTGGCTAGCATCCCTACAGAGGTTTTGAATGAGTATGGTATATCTGAAAGAGGCAATTGGGAAGACGGTAAAAACATTTTGCACTTAGAACATTGGCCAAAGAATTGGGAAGAAATTAAGGAATCGCACGAAAAATTGCTTGAAATTAGGGAAAATCGTGTGCGTCCAGGTTTGGATAATAAATTGATTACCTCTTGGAATGCTTTGTTGGTCAATGGCTTAATGGGGGTTGAACCGGATAAGGCGAAGGACTTGATGGATTATTTGTTGGCAAGCCATACTTTTCTTTGTAAAAATGAAGATGGTGAGGAAGCACTAGGGTGTTTTCATTTGGGGAAAAACGACAAGATTCTTGGATTTCTGGATGATTATGCCAGTTTGATTTTAGCTAGTATAGAGGTCTATTCTCATACATTTGATGAGACTTACTTGGAGAAGGCAAGGAAAATGATAAACTATGTTTTAGCTAATTTCTACGATCCTGAGGACGGATTTTTCTTTTATACGGATAGCCAAGCGGAAAGATTAATAGCTAAGAAGAAGGAGATCTATGACAATGTCATTCCATCTTCTAATTCCATGATGGCGAAGGCATTGTATTTTGGGGGAAGGTATTTAGCAGAGCGGGAATATGTCAAGATAGCTGAAGATATGGTGGCTAAAATTCAACCCATGACCTTGAAGGATGCACAGTGGCTGAGTAATTGGGTAGATTTAATCCTCTATATGAGTGAACCTCAGATAGAATGGGTTATAACTGGACCTGAGGCAATGTGGTGGGCAGAAGTTCTCAAAATTAAGAGGAAGACATCCTCTACCTTGATATTGGCTGGTGAAAAGGAGAGTCAGTTACCTTTGTTCCATGACAAATTTTTAGCAAAAACTGCTTTATTTGTGTGCGAGAATCAAGCTTGTCAACTGCCTATTTTTGACTTAAATGAACTTTGA
- a CDS encoding T9SS type A sorting domain-containing protein, producing the protein MRKCLVLGILLFFVQGVKAQDCVQELPFPFTASDNELRWDLFPEFSLPFSIVYAGTPRIFYPDPFFSRGFSHAAHPNGIHALPSTRKAYIYYGVASSGQPWGTHKSPFGNDLNEYKKKWDSEIDYFASLNDGSVEVDVFCLDIEMHHKSRDSIVALKQMAFVPQEFRNLSDDAFVQQYQKSMRDLYAEAAKYIKSKVKARIFTAYGDVPIFNTFTNLTGPSWERWQTDPELLNFLCRDGNKAGGAFYDQMDILSPNAYFYYDYPHLFAGDYLAYLMFQIESNAAWSTKDQWVFLWNKYSYTPRYVGQNIKSWMSEAMAIFPFFSGAKGLWLWDQEPSLPSYAPYNYFMKGLYRLAQYKHFFEGDYQLVKPMSAREHLDTQEPIWRGVIKDGKILVVAHQPWASSAEQENALVVRYGNWSTAIKLKGYEVFMCEFPLDVVSGNEPETMQVTVYPNPGKEKVHFTIQSSIDEERTLELRDELGRQWLTKNISYQKAGELELPKNAPSLLFLSVKGKKTYYTQKIIHE; encoded by the coding sequence ATGAGGAAATGCTTAGTTTTAGGAATACTACTGTTTTTTGTTCAGGGAGTAAAGGCTCAGGATTGTGTCCAGGAGCTGCCATTTCCTTTTACGGCCTCTGATAATGAGTTGCGTTGGGATCTTTTTCCTGAGTTTTCCTTACCTTTCTCTATCGTTTATGCCGGAACTCCTAGGATCTTCTATCCTGATCCCTTCTTTTCCAGAGGGTTCTCTCATGCTGCGCATCCAAATGGAATTCATGCATTGCCAAGCACCAGAAAGGCGTATATCTATTATGGAGTTGCTTCAAGTGGTCAACCGTGGGGTACACACAAATCCCCATTCGGGAATGATCTGAATGAATATAAGAAGAAATGGGATAGTGAGATAGATTATTTCGCCAGCTTGAATGACGGTAGCGTAGAGGTGGATGTGTTTTGTCTGGACATTGAAATGCATCATAAATCCAGAGATTCCATTGTGGCTTTGAAACAAATGGCTTTTGTCCCTCAGGAATTCAGGAATCTATCTGATGACGCCTTTGTGCAACAGTATCAAAAATCAATGAGGGATCTTTATGCCGAAGCGGCAAAATACATTAAGTCTAAAGTTAAAGCCAGAATATTTACGGCATATGGAGATGTTCCCATATTTAATACTTTTACAAATCTGACCGGCCCTTCCTGGGAGCGCTGGCAAACAGATCCTGAATTGTTGAACTTTCTGTGTAGGGATGGCAATAAGGCTGGAGGAGCGTTTTATGATCAGATGGACATATTAAGTCCTAATGCCTATTTCTATTACGACTATCCTCATCTGTTTGCAGGTGATTATTTAGCGTATCTTATGTTCCAAATAGAGTCAAACGCCGCTTGGTCTACTAAGGATCAGTGGGTGTTTCTTTGGAACAAATATTCTTATACTCCCCGCTACGTGGGCCAAAACATAAAGTCATGGATGTCTGAGGCCATGGCCATTTTCCCATTTTTTTCTGGTGCCAAAGGGTTATGGCTATGGGATCAAGAACCCTCACTTCCCTCCTATGCTCCCTATAATTATTTTATGAAGGGACTTTATAGGTTAGCTCAATATAAGCATTTCTTTGAGGGTGATTATCAATTGGTTAAACCTATGTCAGCAAGGGAGCATTTAGATACTCAGGAACCAATTTGGAGAGGCGTAATCAAAGATGGAAAGATCCTGGTGGTAGCTCATCAGCCCTGGGCGAGTTCTGCTGAGCAGGAAAATGCTTTGGTAGTACGCTATGGAAATTGGTCTACTGCAATAAAATTAAAAGGATATGAGGTTTTTATGTGCGAATTCCCTTTGGATGTAGTGAGCGGAAATGAGCCGGAAACTATGCAGGTGACAGTATATCCAAATCCAGGGAAGGAGAAGGTTCATTTTACGATTCAAAGCTCCATTGACGAGGAAAGAACGCTGGAACTAAGAGATGAATTAGGTAGGCAGTGGCTTACAAAGAATATTAGTTATCAAAAAGCCGGGGAATTGGAGCTTCCTAAAAATGCTCCTTCCCTGCTCTTCTTATCCGTTAAAGGAAAGAAGACTTATTATACACAAAAGATCATTCATGAATAG
- a CDS encoding efflux RND transporter permease subunit produces the protein MISKIIHRPVLAIVISALILFVGGLAMKQLPVSQFPQIASTTVSVSIAYPGSSADVLVKSSLITLENAINGVPGMRYISSDATSAGEAVVNVIFEPGTDPNEAMVLVKNRVDQVMTLLPELVQKEGVIVTPIQPSMLMYVNVYSKDEKIDEKFLYNYATVKMIPEISRVPGIAKAQILGSRRYAMRVWLNPERMRAYSISVEEVMKALEEQSIIGRPGRIGQSSGLAAQSLEYVLTYKGQLNKPEEYENVIVRANPEGQIIHLKDIGKVELGSEFFDIYSNLDGYPAASIMLKQTYGSNAKEVIDQVKVKLKEMEKDFPPGVEYKISYDVSKFLDASIEQVVHTLRDAFILVALVVFVFLGDWKSTLIPILAVPVSLIGAFFVLQVFGMSINLVTLFALVLAIGIVVDDAIVVVEAVHAKMHEKNLTPYYAVKEVMKEISGAIIAITLVMVSVFLPISFMSGPVGTFYRQFAITMASSIVLSAVVALTLTPVLCAILLKKHEGHSNGLMSKFNQLFDRLTGKYTKVLTSIVSRKALTWAVLLIFCAGIVVQNKFLAGGFIPNEDQGTIYAIIQTPPGSTLERTNHVSRELQKICKEVDGVESVTSLAGYEIMTEGRGSNAGTCLINLKDWSEREHTVLEIMEELEHKSKNLGATVEFFEPPAIPGFGSSGGFSMRLLDQNPTTDYAEFDKVNQNFMAELKKRKELNGLFTFFAANYPQYELVIDNEAAMQKGVSIGKAMENLNILIGSTYEQGFIRFGQFFKVYVQSLPEYRRLPSDILNLFVKNEKGEMVPYSAFMSLKKGQGPNEITRYNMYNSSAIRGLPADGYTTADAISAIQETALKTLPNGYKIAWEGLSYDEANRGNESIYVFLVVLVFVYMVLAAQYESFLLPLGVVMSLPAGVFGSFFLLKMMGLANDIYAQVGLIMLVGLLGKNAVLIFEIAIQKRQAGSSIYEAAIEGAKARFRPILMTSFAFIAGLVPLLVSQGAGAIGNKTIGSSALGGMLFGTIFGVVVIPGLYYLVANWADGRKLIKDEAERPISELIENE, from the coding sequence ATGATAAGTAAGATCATACATCGGCCCGTATTGGCTATTGTCATTTCGGCCTTAATCTTGTTTGTGGGTGGATTAGCTATGAAGCAACTACCCGTTTCTCAGTTTCCACAAATCGCATCAACTACGGTAAGTGTCAGTATAGCCTATCCTGGATCAAGTGCTGACGTTTTGGTGAAATCCTCGCTTATCACCCTAGAAAATGCTATCAACGGTGTTCCCGGTATGCGCTATATCTCCTCTGATGCTACCAGTGCGGGTGAGGCGGTGGTGAATGTCATTTTTGAACCGGGTACTGATCCAAATGAAGCCATGGTTCTGGTGAAAAATCGCGTGGACCAGGTGATGACCTTGTTGCCGGAGTTGGTTCAGAAAGAAGGGGTGATTGTAACTCCCATTCAACCCAGTATGTTGATGTATGTCAATGTATATAGTAAGGACGAAAAGATAGATGAAAAATTCCTGTATAATTACGCTACAGTGAAGATGATACCGGAGATTTCCAGGGTTCCGGGCATAGCTAAGGCTCAAATTTTAGGTAGCCGAAGATACGCCATGAGGGTTTGGTTAAATCCGGAAAGAATGAGAGCCTATTCTATCTCCGTTGAGGAAGTAATGAAAGCTCTTGAAGAGCAGAGTATTATTGGAAGGCCGGGAAGAATAGGACAAAGTTCCGGTTTAGCTGCTCAGTCATTAGAGTATGTTTTGACGTATAAGGGCCAACTGAACAAACCGGAGGAATATGAAAATGTCATCGTTCGTGCGAATCCCGAGGGGCAGATTATCCACTTGAAGGACATAGGTAAAGTAGAGTTAGGTAGTGAGTTCTTTGACATCTATTCAAATTTAGATGGATATCCCGCTGCTTCTATCATGTTAAAACAAACCTATGGAAGTAATGCTAAGGAGGTAATTGACCAGGTGAAAGTTAAGCTTAAGGAAATGGAGAAGGATTTTCCTCCGGGCGTAGAATATAAAATATCCTATGACGTTTCGAAGTTTTTGGATGCTTCCATAGAACAGGTGGTTCATACCTTAAGAGATGCATTTATTTTGGTGGCTTTGGTGGTGTTTGTCTTCCTTGGCGACTGGAAATCCACCTTAATCCCTATACTTGCAGTTCCAGTTTCGTTGATAGGCGCCTTCTTCGTGCTTCAGGTCTTCGGAATGTCCATCAACTTAGTAACGCTGTTCGCCTTAGTATTGGCCATTGGTATTGTGGTGGATGATGCCATTGTGGTAGTAGAAGCCGTTCATGCCAAAATGCATGAGAAGAATTTGACTCCCTATTACGCTGTAAAAGAGGTAATGAAGGAAATTTCCGGGGCAATTATCGCTATTACACTCGTTATGGTGTCTGTATTCTTGCCTATCTCTTTTATGTCTGGTCCGGTAGGTACATTCTATAGACAGTTTGCTATAACTATGGCTTCTTCAATAGTACTTTCAGCGGTAGTAGCCTTAACACTAACGCCTGTATTGTGTGCCATTTTGTTGAAAAAGCATGAAGGGCATAGCAATGGACTGATGAGTAAATTCAATCAACTATTTGATCGTCTTACAGGAAAGTACACTAAAGTACTGACCTCTATTGTGAGTAGAAAGGCATTGACCTGGGCTGTCTTACTTATTTTCTGTGCAGGAATAGTGGTGCAGAACAAGTTCCTTGCCGGAGGATTTATACCGAATGAAGACCAAGGTACCATCTATGCCATCATACAAACTCCTCCGGGCTCTACCTTAGAAAGGACCAATCATGTGAGTAGAGAATTGCAGAAGATCTGTAAAGAGGTAGACGGCGTAGAGTCTGTGACCTCATTGGCCGGTTATGAGATTATGACAGAAGGTAGAGGATCCAATGCCGGTACCTGTTTGATAAACCTTAAAGACTGGTCGGAACGCGAGCATACCGTCCTGGAAATCATGGAAGAGTTAGAGCATAAGTCGAAAAATTTAGGAGCCACAGTAGAGTTTTTCGAACCACCTGCTATTCCGGGTTTTGGCTCTTCGGGAGGATTTTCCATGCGACTTTTGGACCAAAATCCTACTACGGATTATGCTGAGTTTGATAAGGTTAACCAGAACTTTATGGCAGAGCTGAAGAAAAGGAAGGAGTTGAATGGTCTGTTTACCTTCTTTGCTGCGAACTATCCTCAGTATGAATTGGTGATAGATAATGAAGCTGCTATGCAAAAAGGGGTTTCTATAGGAAAAGCTATGGAGAACCTTAATATATTGATAGGCAGTACTTATGAGCAAGGTTTCATTCGCTTCGGTCAGTTCTTCAAAGTGTACGTACAGTCCTTACCGGAGTATCGTAGATTACCTTCTGACATTTTGAACTTGTTTGTAAAGAATGAAAAAGGTGAAATGGTTCCTTATTCAGCATTTATGAGCTTGAAAAAAGGCCAGGGCCCAAATGAGATCACGCGTTACAATATGTATAACTCTTCTGCTATACGAGGATTACCGGCGGACGGTTACACTACTGCTGATGCCATATCTGCCATTCAAGAGACTGCTTTGAAAACCCTTCCAAACGGATACAAGATAGCTTGGGAAGGTTTGTCCTATGACGAGGCGAACAGAGGTAATGAATCCATTTATGTTTTCCTTGTGGTATTGGTATTCGTTTATATGGTCTTAGCGGCACAATATGAGAGCTTCCTGTTGCCGCTGGGTGTGGTTATGTCTTTGCCTGCGGGGGTATTTGGATCCTTCTTTTTACTAAAGATGATGGGATTAGCCAATGATATCTACGCACAGGTAGGATTGATCATGCTAGTGGGTTTACTGGGTAAGAATGCCGTGTTGATCTTTGAAATTGCCATACAAAAAAGGCAAGCAGGTTCAAGTATATATGAAGCTGCCATTGAAGGGGCTAAAGCACGTTTTCGCCCCATATTAATGACTTCCTTCGCCTTTATCGCTGGACTGGTTCCCCTTCTGGTTTCACAAGGGGCTGGAGCTATTGGTAACAAAACCATAGGATCCTCGGCCTTAGGTGGAATGCTGTTTGGTACCATCTTCGGTGTTGTAGTGATCCCGGGATTGTATTATTTGGTAGCAAACTGGGCAGATGGAAGGAAACTTATCAAAGACGAAGCAGAAAGACCTATATCAGAATTAATTGAAAATGAATAA
- a CDS encoding Crp/Fnr family transcriptional regulator — protein MQELQFYLKGYFDEISSQDLEKLESFFFAEKIKKGEFLVKVGKLCSRLSFIRKGYIRVFAEVDGKEVTQWIGGPGSFITEMGSLIFGKPSRFHIQALDELELFSLDAKDYANLSSHISSWSTLERLFIAKCFIAMEDRIFTHLSMTAEERYKFYFEHNKELFNLIPLQYLASLLGMTPETLSRLRRKLILA, from the coding sequence ATGCAAGAACTACAATTTTATCTGAAAGGATATTTTGATGAGATTTCTTCTCAGGATTTAGAGAAATTGGAAAGTTTTTTCTTTGCTGAAAAGATCAAGAAGGGAGAGTTTTTAGTTAAGGTGGGCAAGTTATGTTCCCGTTTATCCTTTATAAGAAAAGGTTATATCCGGGTTTTTGCCGAGGTGGACGGGAAGGAAGTGACGCAATGGATTGGAGGACCAGGGAGTTTTATAACAGAAATGGGATCTTTGATCTTCGGTAAGCCTTCGAGATTTCATATACAGGCTTTAGATGAGCTAGAGTTGTTTAGCCTGGATGCTAAAGACTATGCTAATTTAAGTTCACATATATCTTCCTGGAGTACTTTGGAAAGATTATTTATAGCTAAGTGCTTTATAGCCATGGAAGACAGGATTTTTACACATTTGTCCATGACTGCTGAGGAGCGTTACAAGTTTTACTTTGAACATAATAAGGAGCTATTCAATCTCATTCCTTTACAATATCTAGCTTCGCTATTGGGTATGACTCCTGAGACCTTAAGTCGTTTAAGGCGGAAATTAATTCTTGCTTAA
- a CDS encoding SRPBCC domain-containing protein: protein MKKIRTEILIPAAVDQVWEVLLNTSEYPTWNPFIRRFEGDIEKNKKVKISINPPGGSRMNFSPTIIKKENNRELRWLGKLGISGLFDGEHYFILEEVSPAETRLIHGENFSGLLVPFIGLEKTEEGFKLMNEAIKKRFTNGIA, encoded by the coding sequence ATGAAAAAGATAAGAACAGAAATCCTTATTCCTGCTGCAGTAGATCAAGTATGGGAAGTCCTATTGAATACTTCTGAATATCCAACTTGGAATCCATTTATACGAAGGTTTGAAGGGGATATTGAGAAAAACAAGAAGGTGAAGATCTCTATCAATCCTCCTGGAGGATCAAGAATGAACTTCTCTCCCACTATAATAAAAAAGGAGAATAATAGAGAGTTGCGCTGGCTAGGAAAACTGGGTATAAGCGGACTTTTTGACGGGGAGCACTATTTCATACTAGAGGAAGTCTCTCCAGCAGAGACCAGGCTTATTCACGGGGAGAATTTCTCCGGCTTACTGGTGCCCTTCATAGGCTTAGAAAAAACTGAAGAAGGCTTTAAGCTGATGAACGAAGCCATAAAAAAGCGATTCACTAATGGAATCGCTTAA
- a CDS encoding OsmC family protein: MKITLDRVDDAFHLEGKGMSPVVVHLDAAEEIGGKNAGSRPMELLLMGLGGCTSIDVILVLKKQRQELRDLKIEVTGEREQIEGTEMKPFRKIKIHYKFYGPLDPAKVERAIELSMDKYCSATAQLRPSAEITHSYEILP; the protein is encoded by the coding sequence ATGAAGATCACATTAGACAGGGTAGATGATGCTTTCCATTTGGAAGGAAAAGGAATGTCACCTGTTGTTGTCCACCTGGATGCAGCAGAAGAAATAGGAGGAAAGAATGCAGGTTCCAGACCCATGGAGCTATTATTAATGGGACTGGGAGGCTGTACATCCATTGACGTAATCCTTGTCCTCAAGAAACAAAGGCAAGAATTGAGGGACCTTAAAATAGAGGTGACAGGAGAAAGAGAGCAGATTGAAGGTACAGAAATGAAACCCTTCAGAAAAATCAAAATACACTACAAATTCTATGGTCCTCTTGACCCCGCAAAAGTTGAAAGAGCCATAGAATTATCCATGGATAAGTATTGTTCTGCTACTGCCCAACTTAGGCCTTCAGCAGAAATCACTCACAGCTACGAGATTTTACCTTAA
- the pxpB gene encoding 5-oxoprolinase subunit PxpB: MNFERISERTVYMALSESIFRVEEVQRWMSYLESLNQENVIEIIPSFSGVAIEFSRFVSNDVIDRILIGYRDYNIESKVAVSSERWEIEVLYTGEDLEELAKSKSLSVQELIQIHSSVEYTVGMIGFTPGFPYLIGLPEELHTPRRAVPRRVVKKGAVAIGGVQAGIYPQDSPGGWHILGYSDFPLFNKDMQPPTPLKVGDKVKFIPS; the protein is encoded by the coding sequence ATGAACTTTGAGCGTATTTCAGAGCGAACTGTCTACATGGCCCTAAGTGAATCCATATTTAGGGTGGAAGAGGTGCAAAGATGGATGAGCTATTTGGAAAGCTTGAATCAAGAAAATGTTATTGAGATCATCCCCTCTTTCAGCGGTGTGGCAATAGAGTTTTCTCGCTTTGTAAGTAATGATGTAATAGATAGAATTTTAATAGGATATAGGGACTATAATATTGAAAGTAAAGTAGCTGTTTCATCTGAACGTTGGGAAATAGAAGTCCTTTATACCGGGGAGGATTTAGAAGAATTGGCAAAAAGTAAATCTCTCTCAGTTCAGGAATTGATACAAATCCATTCTTCAGTGGAGTACACTGTAGGTATGATAGGTTTCACTCCCGGGTTTCCTTACTTGATCGGGCTTCCGGAGGAATTACATACTCCACGAAGGGCAGTTCCTAGAAGAGTGGTAAAGAAAGGGGCTGTAGCCATTGGCGGTGTGCAAGCCGGAATATACCCTCAAGACAGTCCGGGTGGGTGGCATATCTTAGGTTATTCAGATTTTCCTTTGTTTAATAAGGATATGCAGCCTCCTACTCCCCTAAAAGTTGGTGACAAAGTTAAATTTATACCCAGTTGA